A portion of the Cryptomeria japonica chromosome 5, Sugi_1.0, whole genome shotgun sequence genome contains these proteins:
- the LOC131875828 gene encoding uncharacterized protein LOC131875828, translating into MDQPFVTYDNPLVNENRRWRDVHRDQSEERPKDGRRNGDRRDDMTCNNTNRGNHVANNGYGSDQNNRHNRGNNDNDGSGNGGDRNNNNGNEVDVVEQHVVNVKNIIEEFEIPHEDVFMKLFIQSLTEDARECFYLSAFDKKIHYEILSNRPDTLQQAFKTTANIENNSKVAGKVAKRDDPKLHNPKNPKKDDLTQIMDILKDLKGKKNPNERPPYRNNKQMNYNRPRLRDMPYNTNWKDGKPVKPNTNKETPDPLKKVTNFVEEYPWCDVCNLPHATEQCMIAQGLIEKENENEDYEPTMNALSSEPYWGRNDDLSKEEEYSDVHQKRENLQYSIQQVFFDDDEDIPALRKLFQEEAVPSLRNQTEEENKTFIVAAIEQVKRNYQLRNRNVNNEKGKPEGIFAKVTKSDGTKNNVAMSKDAGAKKETELEKNKTIEMPKLLKPVEKK; encoded by the exons aTGGACCagccttttgtaacttatgataacccACTGGTGAATGAgaatagaagatggagggatgtgcatagggatcaaagtgaagagagACCAAAGGatggaaggagaaatggagataggAGAGATGATATGACTTGTaataacacaaataggggtaaccatgTGGCGAATAATGGATATGGTAGCGATCAAAATAATAGACATAATAGAGGCAACAATGACAATGATGGAAGTGGCAATGGTGGAGATAGGAACAACAACAATG GAAATGAAGTTGATGTAGTAGAGCAACATGTGgtcaatgtaaaaaatatcatcgaAGAATTCgagattcctcatgaagatgtattcatgaagttgttCATTCAGTCTCTAACAGAGGATGCAagagaatg cTTTTATTTGAGTGCCTTTGACAAAAAAattcattatgagattttgtctaaTAGACCTGACACCTTGCAGCAAGCATTCAAAACAACTGCTAATATTGAAAATAATAGTAAGGTTGCTGGGAaggttgctaagagagatgatccaaagttgcaTAACCCCAAGAATCCAAAGAAAGATGATCTCACTCAGATCATGGACATTCTTAAGGACCTGAAAGGTAAGAAAAATCCTAATGAAAGGCCACCATATAGGAACAATAAGCAAATGAATTACAATAGACCAAGATTGCGTgacatgccatacaatacaaattggaaagatggaaaaccagtaaaACCTAATACAAACAAAGAGACTCCTGATCCATTAAAGAAAGTCACAAATTTTGTAGAGgagtatccatggtgtgatgtatgtaatctGCCTCATGCTACAGAACAATGCATGATTGCCCAGGGTTTGATAGAAAAAGAGAATGaaaatgaggattatgaaccaacTATGAATGCCCTATCATCTGAGCCATATTGGGGGAGAAATGATGATTTATctaaagaagaagaatattctgaTGTGCATCAAAAAAGAGAGAATTTGCAATATAGCATACAACAGGTTTTTttcgatgatgatgaagatatccctgctTTGAGAAAACTGTTTCAAGAAGAagcagtgccttctttgagaaaccagactgaagaagaaaataaaaccttCATTGTCGCAGCTATAGAACAAGTGAAAAGAAATTATCAGTTGAGGAATAGGAATGTTAACAATGAGAAGGGCAAGCCAGAGGGTATCTTTGCCAAAGTCACAAAATCTGATGGGACAAAAAATAACGTAGCCATGAGTAAGGATGCTGGTGCCAAAAAAGAGACAGAGTTGGAAAAGAATAAGACAATTGAAATGCCAAAGCTTCTCAAGCCAGTGGAGAAAAAATAA